From the genome of Bacteroidales bacterium, one region includes:
- a CDS encoding NADP transhydrogenase subunit beta, with the protein MISPTLYLIICAVLSVLVLLGISMMSKVKTAVMGNFISAVCVFAGIVITLLYNEIVTVKSIYIYILIGTIIGSMLAVRVKMIEMPQLVALLNGVGGLASALVGILTLLGIGQSPDQNYPIFSDVTAVLAIVVGIVTLVGSLVAAGKLHKLLPQKPVIWKNHAVILNISLIILTITVLYSAFVGNIISRSVDIAIILILSIGVSTLFGYAFSIRVGGADMPITISLLNSLSGVAGAIAGMAINDILLVSVGGIVGASGLFLTQIMCRSMNRSLMDILTGKTSVAGKKPTKTQPAAETKKVDKTATKQTSSEAVLQKAKSVIIVPGYGMALAQAQHLVRQLADKLESNGAQVRYAIHPVAGRMPGHMNVLLAEADVSYEQLYEMDAINDDFKNTDAVIVIGANDVLNPAARDAVDTPIYGMPVLNVDQAKEIFICNFDLNPGYAGVDNPLYKKESGVHLLLGDAKESVSRLISMLDSKPVQSSDSRDQKSEVLQKAKSVIIVPGYGMALAQAQHLVRQLADKLESNGAKVRYAIHPVAGRMPGHMNVLLAEADVSYDQLYEMDAINDDFKNTDAVIVIGANDVLNPAARDAVDTPIYGMPVLNVDQAKEIFICNFDLNPGYAGVDNPLYKKESGVHLLLGDAKESVSKLISLLDSKPAQGSGAKKDNSSEVLKKAKSVIIVPGYGMALAQAQHLVRQLADKLESNGAKVRYAIHPVAGRMPGHMNVLLAEADVSYDQLYEMDAINDDFKNTDAVIVIGANDVLNPAARDAVDTPIYGMPVLNVDQAKEVFICNFDLNPGYAGVDNPLYKKESGVHLLLGDAKESVNKLINMI; encoded by the coding sequence ATGATATCTCCAACACTATATTTAATAATTTGTGCCGTACTTTCGGTATTAGTTCTGTTGGGTATTTCCATGATGAGCAAGGTAAAAACTGCTGTTATGGGAAACTTCATCAGTGCAGTATGCGTATTTGCAGGAATAGTTATCACATTGCTATACAATGAAATAGTTACGGTAAAAAGTATATACATCTATATACTTATCGGAACTATTATTGGTAGCATGTTAGCTGTCAGAGTAAAAATGATTGAAATGCCACAGTTGGTAGCCTTGCTTAATGGAGTTGGCGGTTTGGCTTCGGCTTTAGTGGGGATTCTTACTTTGCTTGGAATAGGACAATCACCGGATCAAAATTATCCAATTTTTTCAGATGTAACAGCAGTATTGGCAATAGTTGTAGGTATTGTTACTCTTGTAGGAAGTTTAGTTGCAGCGGGAAAACTGCACAAACTTTTACCCCAGAAACCTGTTATTTGGAAAAATCACGCCGTTATTCTTAACATTAGTCTTATCATTCTTACGATTACCGTACTCTACTCAGCCTTTGTTGGCAATATCATAAGTCGATCTGTTGATATTGCAATAATATTGATATTGAGTATCGGAGTAAGCACCCTTTTTGGATACGCTTTCTCTATCCGCGTTGGTGGTGCAGATATGCCTATTACGATATCATTACTCAACTCGCTTAGCGGTGTTGCCGGAGCAATTGCGGGTATGGCGATAAACGATATACTATTAGTTTCTGTTGGAGGTATTGTCGGAGCCTCGGGGTTGTTCCTAACTCAAATTATGTGTCGCTCGATGAACAGGAGTTTGATGGATATCCTTACCGGAAAAACATCTGTTGCTGGTAAAAAACCTACAAAAACACAACCTGCTGCTGAAACTAAAAAAGTGGATAAAACTGCAACCAAACAGACCTCATCTGAAGCTGTTTTGCAGAAAGCAAAATCGGTAATTATCGTTCCCGGATACGGAATGGCGTTGGCACAAGCGCAACATTTGGTTCGCCAGTTAGCCGACAAGTTAGAGAGCAACGGCGCACAAGTCCGCTACGCAATACACCCTGTCGCAGGACGTATGCCAGGACATATGAACGTACTACTCGCAGAAGCCGACGTCTCTTACGAACAGCTCTACGAAATGGACGCAATAAACGACGATTTCAAAAACACAGATGCTGTCATCGTTATCGGAGCAAATGACGTTTTAAACCCAGCCGCACGTGATGCTGTTGACACTCCTATTTACGGAATGCCAGTATTGAACGTTGACCAAGCTAAAGAGATATTTATTTGCAACTTCGACCTTAATCCGGGTTATGCAGGTGTTGATAACCCACTTTATAAAAAAGAGTCGGGAGTTCATCTACTGTTGGGCGATGCCAAAGAATCGGTTAGTCGCTTGATTTCTATGTTAGATAGCAAACCCGTACAAAGTTCCGATTCGAGAGACCAAAAATCAGAAGTTTTGCAGAAAGCTAAATCTGTAATTATCGTTCCAGGCTATGGTATGGCGTTGGCACAAGCACAACATTTAGTTCGCCAGTTAGCCGACAAGTTGGAAAGCAACGGCGCAAAAGTCCGTTACGCAATCCACCCTGTTGCAGGACGTATGCCCGGACATATGAACGTATTACTCGCAGAAGCCGATGTATCTTACGACCAGCTTTACGAAATGGACGCAATAAACGACGACTTCAAAAATACTGACGCAGTCATTGTTATTGGTGCTAATGACGTTTTAAACCCAGCCGCACGCGATGCTGTAGACACTCCAATATACGGAATGCCGGTATTAAACGTTGACCAGGCTAAAGAGATTTTTATTTGCAACTTCGACCTTAACCCAGGTTACGCAGGAGTTGACAACCCACTTTACAAAAAAGAGTCCGGCGTTCATCTACTGTTAGGAGATGCTAAAGAATCTGTAAGTAAGTTGATTTCTTTGCTAGACAGTAAACCTGCACAAGGTTCAGGTGCAAAAAAGGATAATTCATCAGAAGTTTTAAAGAAAGCAAAATCTGTAATTATCGTTCCAGGGTACGGAATGGCACTGGCACAAGCACAACATTTAGTTCGCCAATTAGCTGACAAGTTGGAGAGCAACGGTGCAAAAGTTCGTTACGCAATACACCCTGTCGCTGGACGTATGCCAGGACATATGAACGTACTACTCGCAGAAGCCGACGTATCATACGACCAACTATACGAAATGGACGCGATAAACGACGACTTCAAAAATACCGATGCTGTTATTGTTATCGGTGCAAACGACGTTTTAAACCCAGCCGCACGCGATGCTGTTGACACTCCTATTTACGGAATGCCTGTATTGAACGTTGACCAAGCTAAAGAGGTGTTTATCTGCAACTTCGACCTTAATCCAGGTTATGCAGGAGTTGATAACCCACTTTACAAAAAAGAGTCGGGAGTTCATTTGTTACTTGGCGATGCTAAGGAATCTGTTAACAAACTGATAAATATGATTTAA
- a CDS encoding aspartate aminotransferase family protein, translating into MNQRDLFFRHVGQTSQSPLGLEVEYAEGIYLYDKAGKSYIDLMSGVSVSNIGHRHPKVVEAIKAQADKYLHLMVYGEYIQTPQVQLAKLLSEVLPPKIESIYFVNSGSEAIEGALKLAKRATGRFNIVSCKNAYHGGTHGALSVMGDEIMRNSFRPLLPGVRQVDFNVPEQLSAIDNTTACFLIEPIQGEGGIIVPDKEYIKLARKRCNETGTLLIFDEIQTGFGRTGTLFAAEYFETAPDILCMAKAMGGGMPIGAFAASHNLMNQLTFNPTLGHITTFGGHPVSCAAARASLSVILEEKLAEKSVAKGKMFVDTLKHHTIKQIRGKGLFLAVDLIEEIDIFELMTVAMTQGIMIDPFLFRPNAFRIAPPLTITESEIKEACKKIVKTLDIISNKISRSN; encoded by the coding sequence ATGAACCAACGCGATTTATTCTTTAGGCACGTAGGACAAACATCACAATCGCCATTGGGCTTAGAAGTAGAGTACGCCGAAGGAATTTATCTATACGATAAGGCTGGCAAATCATATATTGACCTAATGTCAGGTGTTTCGGTTAGCAATATCGGACACAGACATCCTAAGGTTGTTGAGGCAATTAAAGCACAAGCTGATAAGTACTTACACCTTATGGTTTATGGTGAGTATATCCAAACACCGCAGGTGCAGCTTGCAAAATTGCTGTCGGAGGTTCTTCCACCGAAAATTGAGAGTATATATTTTGTAAACTCTGGTAGCGAAGCCATTGAGGGAGCCTTGAAATTGGCAAAACGTGCAACTGGTCGATTTAATATCGTTAGCTGCAAAAATGCGTATCATGGCGGAACTCATGGCGCACTAAGCGTTATGGGAGACGAAATAATGCGTAATTCCTTTCGCCCACTCCTGCCTGGTGTGCGTCAAGTTGATTTCAATGTTCCTGAACAACTATCAGCAATTGATAATACAACTGCCTGTTTCCTGATAGAGCCTATTCAAGGTGAGGGAGGAATAATTGTCCCTGATAAAGAGTATATTAAACTTGCCCGTAAACGTTGCAACGAAACAGGTACACTACTTATTTTTGACGAAATCCAAACAGGATTCGGACGCACGGGGACCCTGTTTGCTGCCGAATATTTCGAGACCGCACCAGATATTCTCTGCATGGCAAAAGCAATGGGCGGAGGAATGCCAATCGGAGCATTCGCAGCCTCACACAACTTGATGAACCAACTTACATTTAACCCAACCTTAGGACATATTACTACGTTTGGAGGTCACCCAGTTAGTTGTGCTGCTGCAAGAGCCTCACTGTCAGTTATTCTTGAAGAGAAACTTGCCGAAAAATCAGTCGCTAAAGGGAAAATGTTCGTAGATACACTAAAACATCACACAATCAAGCAGATAAGAGGCAAAGGGCTATTCTTAGCTGTCGATTTGATAGAAGAGATTGATATTTTTGAACTTATGACGGTTGCTATGACTCAGGGAATAATGATAGACCCTTTTTTGTTTCGCCCAAACGCCTTCAGAATTGCGCCTCCATTAACAATTACAGAATCTGAAATTAAAGAAGCGTGCAAAAAAATAGTTAAAACCCTTGATATCATATCAAATAAAATATCAAGGAGCAATTAA
- a CDS encoding response regulator transcription factor, translating into MNCIIIDDDKLSRKLIESFIEKTEFLNLIGSYESAMESLKAFEGPESVDLIFLDVEMPEMTGLEFLNTLENPPQVIIITGKEKYAVEAFDYDVTDFLLKPISLTRFLKSVNKANKLHGEAMQMSGNTNEEIFIRKKNSTLVRLSYDDILWIEALENYVVISTHDEKFTIHFTMKAVNDRFPESRFKRVHRSYIVNINKIKMIEDNVIIIETKQGNKVIPIGKSFRDNLLNDINLITK; encoded by the coding sequence ATGAACTGTATAATAATTGATGATGACAAGCTGTCACGGAAGTTAATTGAAAGTTTTATTGAAAAAACTGAGTTTCTCAATCTTATTGGAAGCTACGAAAGTGCCATGGAATCATTAAAGGCGTTTGAAGGTCCCGAAAGTGTCGATTTAATTTTTTTAGATGTTGAAATGCCCGAAATGACTGGCTTGGAGTTTTTGAATACTCTTGAAAATCCACCACAAGTAATAATAATAACTGGCAAGGAAAAGTATGCTGTAGAAGCATTCGATTACGATGTTACCGATTTCTTGCTAAAACCAATTTCCTTAACACGTTTTCTAAAATCAGTTAATAAAGCCAACAAATTGCACGGCGAAGCTATGCAAATGTCTGGGAATACTAATGAAGAAATCTTTATAAGAAAGAAAAACTCAACACTTGTACGACTTTCATATGATGATATACTCTGGATAGAAGCACTTGAAAACTATGTTGTTATAAGCACACATGATGAAAAGTTTACTATTCATTTCACAATGAAAGCCGTAAATGATAGATTTCCCGAATCACGTTTCAAAAGAGTACACAGATCGTACATTGTCAATATAAATAAAATTAAGATGATTGAAGACAATGTTATTATAATTGAAACAAAACAAGGAAACAAAGTAATCCCCATTGGTAAATCATTTAGAGACAATCTTCTAAATGATATAAACCTTATAACAAAATAA
- a CDS encoding NAD(P) transhydrogenase subunit alpha, which translates to MNPIYLILIFIVATLVGYFIIKNVPSLLHTPLMSGMNALSGITILGAVAAVGLSVLYEDQSIVIGQIFGGIAVIAATVNVVGGFGVTHRMLKMFNKKKKGGKK; encoded by the coding sequence ATGAATCCAATTTATTTAATCTTAATTTTTATTGTTGCCACACTTGTTGGTTACTTTATTATTAAAAACGTGCCGAGCCTGCTGCACACCCCGTTGATGTCGGGGATGAACGCTCTGTCTGGCATTACCATTTTGGGAGCAGTAGCAGCCGTTGGTTTGTCGGTACTGTATGAAGACCAAAGTATTGTAATAGGACAAATTTTTGGTGGTATAGCCGTAATAGCTGCAACAGTAAACGTAGTAGGCGGATTTGGTGTTACACACCGAATGCTTAAAATGTTCAACAAGAAAAAGAAAGGAGGTAAGAAATGA
- a CDS encoding phosphoribosylaminoimidazolesuccinocarboxamide synthase — MRALTNTNFNFKGQKSVYHGKVRDVYNIDNKTLVMVVTDRISAFDVILPKGIPYKGQVLNQIAAKFLDATKDIVPNWKIATPDPMVTVGLKAEPFMVEMVVRGYLTGHAWREYKSGKRSLCGISLPDGMIEHQKFAKPIITPTTKAVEGHDEDISREEIIKQGLVSEADYNELEKISLELFKRGTEMAAQKGLILVDTKYEFGKVDGKIILIDEIHTPDSSRYFYAKGYEERQAKGEQQKQLSKEFVREWLIANGFQGKEGQSVPEMTESYIESVSERYIELYENIVGEKFHKASAGENIEERIRKNVEFFLSSNVV; from the coding sequence ATGAGGGCTTTAACAAATACCAATTTTAATTTCAAAGGGCAAAAATCTGTTTATCACGGCAAAGTCCGTGATGTATATAATATCGACAACAAAACTCTTGTAATGGTTGTAACCGACAGGATATCAGCGTTTGACGTTATTTTACCCAAAGGCATTCCATATAAAGGACAGGTGTTGAACCAGATAGCAGCAAAATTTTTAGATGCCACAAAAGACATTGTTCCCAACTGGAAAATTGCAACACCCGATCCCATGGTAACTGTCGGCTTGAAAGCCGAACCATTTATGGTTGAGATGGTTGTGCGCGGATATCTGACTGGACACGCTTGGCGTGAATATAAGTCAGGGAAACGTTCTCTGTGTGGGATAAGTCTTCCTGATGGCATGATTGAGCACCAAAAATTTGCAAAACCCATAATAACTCCAACAACAAAAGCCGTTGAGGGACACGATGAAGATATCAGCCGCGAGGAGATTATTAAACAGGGATTAGTCTCCGAAGCCGACTACAACGAGTTAGAGAAAATCTCCCTTGAGCTGTTTAAACGCGGAACCGAAATGGCTGCACAAAAGGGACTTATCTTAGTTGACACCAAATATGAGTTTGGAAAGGTTGACGGAAAAATAATCCTTATAGACGAGATACACACTCCAGATAGTAGTCGCTATTTTTACGCCAAAGGTTACGAAGAGCGTCAGGCAAAAGGCGAGCAACAGAAACAGCTTTCCAAGGAGTTTGTGCGTGAATGGCTTATAGCCAATGGCTTTCAAGGAAAAGAGGGACAATCCGTTCCGGAGATGACTGAATCATATATTGAAAGCGTAAGTGAAAGATATATAGAGCTTTACGAAAACATCGTAGGCGAAAAATTTCACAAAGCCAGCGCGGGGGAGAATATTGAGGAGCGTATTAGGAAGAATGTTGAGTTTTTTTTAAGTAGCAATGTTGTTTAA
- the sucD gene encoding succinate--CoA ligase subunit alpha: MSILVNKDSKVIIQGFTGSEGTFHAQQMIEYGTKVVGGVTPKKGGTKHLDLPVFNTVADARKETGANVSVIFVPPAFAADAIMEAAEAGIEVIVTITEGIPVADMVKVKEYISKRDVTLIGPNCPGIISPGEAKVGIMPGFIHKKGNIGIISRSGTLTYEAVDQVTKCGMGQSTCIGIGGDPIIGTTTLDAVKLLMEDPETKGIVMIGEIGGSMETDAALWIKEHGTKPVVGFIAGQTAPKGRKMGHAGAIVGGKADTAEAKMQIMRECGITVVESPANIGVAMKKALEGK, encoded by the coding sequence ATGAGCATATTAGTAAATAAAGATTCAAAAGTTATTATTCAAGGCTTCACAGGTAGTGAAGGTACTTTCCATGCCCAACAAATGATTGAATACGGAACCAAGGTAGTTGGGGGTGTTACACCAAAAAAAGGAGGAACAAAACATTTAGACTTGCCTGTTTTTAACACTGTTGCTGACGCGCGCAAAGAGACTGGTGCTAACGTAAGTGTAATATTCGTACCACCAGCATTCGCAGCAGACGCAATAATGGAAGCTGCCGAGGCAGGAATTGAAGTTATAGTAACCATTACAGAAGGTATTCCAGTTGCCGATATGGTAAAAGTCAAGGAATATATCTCAAAAAGAGATGTAACGCTTATTGGACCTAACTGTCCTGGAATTATTAGCCCAGGCGAAGCTAAGGTTGGTATAATGCCGGGATTTATACACAAAAAAGGCAATATTGGTATAATATCTCGCTCTGGCACATTAACTTACGAAGCTGTTGACCAAGTAACCAAATGCGGTATGGGTCAATCTACATGTATCGGAATTGGTGGAGACCCAATTATCGGAACAACCACATTAGATGCAGTAAAATTACTTATGGAAGACCCTGAAACCAAAGGTATTGTAATGATTGGAGAAATTGGCGGTAGCATGGAAACCGATGCAGCTCTGTGGATAAAAGAACATGGAACTAAACCCGTTGTTGGATTTATTGCAGGGCAAACGGCTCCAAAAGGAAGAAAAATGGGACATGCAGGAGCAATTGTCGGAGGAAAAGCCGATACAGCCGAAGCCAAAATGCAAATCATGCGCGAATGTGGAATTACTGTAGTTGAATCGCCTGCAAATATTGGTGTGGCAATGAAAAAAGCTCTTGAGGGCAAATAG
- a CDS encoding PhoH family protein produces MIERIIEICDIEPVILYGVNNSNFDLIRQLFPQVKLIARGDLLKVIGEPSDVDFFTDRYYRFVEHYKRFGSLKSEDIVNLSDSDSHKSTAELQSDLDVLVYGNHGRIIRARTANQQLIVSEHLKNDMLFAIGPAGSGKTYTAIALAVRALRNKEVRRIILTRPAVEAGERLGFLPGDLKEKIDPYLQPLYDALNDMLPPRKLESYIEEGIVQIVPLAFMRGRTLDNAFVILDEAQNTTINQLKMFLTRMGRHSKFIITGDITQIDLPVSEKSGLVHAHKILANIAGISFVELDETDIVRHPLVIKIVKAYSKEREKAKESKTKDKTKE; encoded by the coding sequence ATGATTGAACGTATAATTGAAATTTGTGATATTGAACCTGTAATCCTTTACGGGGTAAACAATTCTAATTTCGATCTTATTCGACAACTGTTCCCACAAGTGAAACTTATTGCGCGTGGAGACCTGCTCAAAGTAATAGGCGAACCTTCTGATGTCGATTTTTTTACCGACCGCTACTATCGTTTTGTTGAGCATTACAAACGTTTTGGAAGTTTAAAAAGTGAGGATATTGTAAACCTGTCTGATTCCGATTCGCATAAGTCAACTGCTGAACTGCAAAGTGATTTAGATGTTTTGGTCTATGGCAATCATGGGAGAATTATAAGAGCCAGGACAGCAAATCAGCAACTTATTGTTAGTGAACATCTTAAAAATGATATGCTTTTCGCTATTGGACCTGCTGGCAGCGGAAAGACATATACAGCAATTGCGCTTGCCGTTAGAGCGTTGAGGAACAAGGAGGTAAGGCGTATTATCTTAACCCGCCCTGCCGTTGAAGCCGGCGAACGACTTGGATTTTTACCCGGCGACCTGAAGGAGAAAATCGACCCATATCTGCAACCTCTCTATGATGCCCTGAACGATATGCTACCTCCCAGAAAATTAGAGTCTTACATCGAGGAGGGTATCGTGCAAATAGTTCCGCTGGCATTTATGCGCGGTCGCACCCTCGACAACGCTTTTGTTATTCTCGATGAGGCGCAAAACACTACTATAAATCAGCTTAAAATGTTCCTTACCCGAATGGGACGGCATTCAAAATTTATTATCACTGGCGATATCACCCAAATCGACCTGCCTGTAAGCGAAAAGAGTGGATTGGTACATGCTCACAAAATTTTGGCAAACATCGCAGGTATCAGCTTTGTTGAGCTTGATGAGACAGATATTGTGCGACATCCATTAGTTATCAAAATTGTAAAGGCATACAGTAAAGAGAGGGAAAAAGCTAAGGAGAGCAAAACGAAAGATAAAACAAAAGAGTAA
- a CDS encoding YfcC family protein — MQKKVRIPHTYVIVFGFILLAAIMTWILPAGEFDRTTKITEGGKAQTVIVENSFRTVEQSPQTWQVLSSIFNGFVNQANIIVFILLIGGAFWIMNSTKAIDVGILSFIEWSKKLEQNKVLKKIGVDNIIMILIMLMFSAFGAIFGMSEETIAFVIIIVPLAISMGYDSIVGICLVYVAAHIGFAGAMLNPFTIGIAQGLSDLPIFSGLEYRVFCWLVINAVGFTIILLYARKIKRNPQKSIMYEADEYWRNREKIDIENITYNTPLSAWISFIAVSIALILFSVNYYDSTLSIGNTDFNFPAVPVATALFIISSIIALRKSVHFYILNLLGFTIIFLIIGVMGYQWYVMEIGTLFLAMGLISGIAVNKSANDITKLFLEGAKDIFSAAFIVGLAGGIIVILTDGKIVDTIMNGLAHTMRDFGKAGTLSAMYGIQTALNIIIPSGSAKAALTMPIMAPFSDLIEISRQSTVLAFQFGDGFTNMITPTSGVLIGCLGIARIPYDKWFRWVWPLILILIVLGLLLLLPTLYLPLHGF; from the coding sequence ATGCAGAAAAAAGTCCGGATACCACACACCTACGTCATTGTTTTTGGATTTATACTCCTTGCAGCAATAATGACGTGGATACTCCCTGCTGGCGAGTTTGACAGAACTACAAAAATTACTGAGGGTGGCAAAGCACAAACTGTAATTGTGGAAAATAGTTTTCGCACTGTAGAACAATCGCCGCAGACGTGGCAAGTGCTATCATCAATCTTTAATGGCTTTGTTAATCAGGCAAATATCATTGTTTTCATTTTGCTTATTGGCGGTGCTTTTTGGATAATGAACTCAACGAAAGCCATCGACGTAGGCATTTTATCCTTTATTGAGTGGTCGAAAAAATTGGAACAAAACAAGGTTCTAAAAAAGATAGGTGTCGATAATATAATAATGATTCTTATAATGCTCATGTTCAGTGCATTTGGCGCAATTTTTGGCATGAGCGAAGAGACAATAGCTTTTGTTATCATTATAGTTCCTTTGGCTATATCGATGGGATATGACTCAATTGTAGGGATATGTTTAGTTTACGTAGCCGCACACATAGGATTTGCAGGTGCTATGCTAAACCCTTTTACCATCGGTATAGCTCAAGGTCTATCCGACTTGCCTATCTTCAGCGGATTAGAGTATCGAGTTTTTTGTTGGTTGGTAATCAACGCAGTAGGATTTACGATTATCTTGCTTTATGCGCGAAAAATTAAGCGCAATCCTCAAAAAAGCATTATGTACGAAGCTGATGAATATTGGCGCAATCGTGAAAAGATTGATATAGAGAATATTACTTACAATACTCCTTTAAGTGCTTGGATTAGCTTTATTGCGGTTTCAATAGCACTGATTTTGTTTTCAGTTAATTACTACGACTCAACACTGTCAATAGGTAACACGGATTTCAACTTTCCAGCTGTTCCTGTGGCTACAGCACTGTTTATAATCTCTTCGATAATTGCTCTACGCAAATCTGTTCACTTCTATATTCTTAATCTACTGGGATTTACGATTATTTTCCTAATTATCGGAGTAATGGGATATCAGTGGTATGTAATGGAGATTGGGACGCTGTTTTTGGCAATGGGCTTAATCTCGGGAATTGCTGTAAACAAGTCAGCTAACGATATTACAAAGCTCTTTCTTGAGGGAGCAAAAGATATTTTCTCGGCGGCATTCATAGTTGGCTTAGCCGGTGGAATTATTGTGATACTAACAGACGGCAAAATTGTTGATACCATAATGAACGGATTAGCCCATACAATGCGAGACTTTGGCAAAGCAGGTACACTGAGTGCCATGTACGGAATTCAAACAGCATTGAATATAATAATTCCTTCGGGCTCAGCAAAAGCGGCACTAACAATGCCTATTATGGCTCCTTTCTCAGATTTAATAGAGATTTCAAGACAATCAACTGTTCTGGCATTCCAGTTTGGCGATGGATTTACAAATATGATTACTCCAACAAGCGGAGTATTAATTGGATGCTTGGGTATTGCTCGAATCCCCTACGACAAGTGGTTTAGATGGGTATGGCCCCTCATTTTAATATTAATTGTATTAGGATTGTTGTTACTCTTACCAACACTCTATTTACCATTACACGGATTTTAA
- a CDS encoding NAD(P) transhydrogenase subunit alpha has protein sequence MIIGIPKEIMPGEARVSATPETVKKFVADGAKVLVEKDAGIGSFFSNEAYKEAGATIINSAKEVFEKSDLILKVKEPQFNNEFNAHEVDMMHEGQYLVTFLHPAAPANHDMIRSLAKKGVIGLTLEGVPRISRAQNMDGLTSMSTCAGYKGILMAANALPKFIPQMFTAVGMLPPSTVLVVGVGVGGLQALATAKRLGAVTHAVDIRPAAMEQATSLGAKVFDLGVPAELAIGEGGYAKYLPKEWLAKEREKLNEILPQMDIVFLSALVPGRVAPILITEDMVKRMKPGSVIIDISIDQGGNCEITPPGKTEVKHGVTICGIKNIPGMIPTSSTHMFAHNVYSFVKNMMKDGKVVIDRSDEIISSTLVTIQNEIVHAGTREAMNI, from the coding sequence ATGATTATAGGTATTCCAAAAGAAATTATGCCGGGAGAAGCTCGCGTTTCAGCTACCCCCGAAACAGTGAAAAAATTTGTTGCAGACGGTGCCAAAGTTTTGGTTGAAAAAGATGCAGGCATCGGCTCTTTCTTTAGCAATGAAGCTTACAAAGAGGCGGGTGCAACTATTATTAACTCGGCTAAAGAGGTTTTTGAAAAGTCAGACCTCATACTAAAGGTTAAGGAGCCGCAATTCAATAATGAGTTCAATGCTCACGAGGTTGACATGATGCATGAAGGACAGTATCTTGTAACATTCCTACACCCTGCAGCACCTGCAAACCACGATATGATTCGCAGTTTAGCTAAAAAGGGCGTTATTGGTCTAACTCTTGAAGGCGTTCCTCGCATATCGCGTGCACAAAACATGGACGGACTTACATCAATGAGTACTTGCGCAGGTTACAAAGGTATTTTGATGGCTGCTAATGCACTTCCAAAATTCATTCCTCAGATGTTTACTGCTGTTGGTATGCTTCCTCCTTCAACAGTTCTTGTTGTAGGTGTTGGCGTTGGTGGATTGCAAGCTCTTGCTACCGCAAAAAGACTTGGTGCTGTTACTCACGCTGTTGATATCAGACCAGCTGCTATGGAGCAAGCAACAAGCTTAGGTGCAAAAGTATTCGACTTAGGCGTGCCTGCAGAACTTGCTATTGGCGAAGGTGGATATGCTAAATATCTTCCAAAAGAATGGCTTGCAAAAGAGAGAGAAAAACTCAACGAGATTTTGCCTCAAATGGATATCGTTTTCCTAAGTGCTTTGGTACCAGGAAGAGTTGCTCCTATACTTATAACAGAGGATATGGTTAAGAGAATGAAACCAGGCTCAGTGATTATTGATATTTCTATTGACCAAGGCGGAAACTGCGAAATTACACCTCCCGGAAAAACCGAAGTAAAACACGGCGTAACCATCTGCGGTATTAAAAACATTCCTGGAATGATACCAACAAGTTCAACTCACATGTTTGCACACAACGTATATAGTTTTGTAAAAAACATGATGAAAGATGGAAAGGTTGTGATAGACAGAAGTGACGAGATTATAAGTTCTACATTGGTTACAATTCAAAATGAAATCGTTCACGCTGGCACACGCGAAGCGATGAACATTTAA